Sequence from the uncultured Flavobacterium sp. genome:
TCTTCCTGATTGTTTCCTTTTGTATTATTCCAAACAAAATCATACGATCTCCAATCAAAAGAATTCATCAGTTTATTGTATAAAACCTTATTTTCATCATCTTCTAAAATTCCATTGCTTTCGATTAATCGAATTGATTTTGAATCTTTATAAATATAAAAAATCCCTAAATCTCTATTCAAATCTGATTCTGATTTTAACTGTTCGCCACACCAACCGCTAAAATGAATATCAGCTACAATAAAACGAATATGAGCATCATCAATCATTATAAATCTTCCTGAAGAAGATGTAAAACAATCATTGCCGCAAGGAGCTGAATATCTACTTTCGAATGTTCCATCTAAATTCAACCTCACATTATTACCATACGAGAACTGCTTTTCTGCGATTAGAGCATATTTTTTACAATCTCCAACTCCAATTATCTTATTAACATTCCAAATTCCGTATATATTTGTTTGAGCATTAGAAAACACTGAAAAGAATATACTTAGAAATAAAAACACAAGATTGTTCTTCATGATTAATTTAGATATAATTACATCATTATAATTCATTCAAACTTACAAAAAGAAAATCTAAAAATACCTCGTAACTTTCCTCCTATTTCAACGACATACTATTATACTGAATTGTTTAATTTAATCTAAAAGAGATGAATAACAGAAGAAATTGGCTAAAACAAATAGGATTAGGAACTATAGGATTAGGATTTTGTCAGCTTGATGCATTTGCAAGTCCTACAGAAGAATACATTTTACCTGATTTAGACAATTCTCCAATATTACTCAGATCAAATGAAAACCCTTACGGTCCATCTCCGTTAGCACGCGCTGCAATGGCAAAAAGTATCAATACCAGTAATCGCTATGGCTGGACTCTTTGGCCTGAATTAATTACGCTAATTGCTAAGAAAAATAATGTTTCGGATAACAATATTACATTAGGCGCGGGTTCAACTGAAATTTTAGATTTAGTACTTCAATACACGGCATCCAAAAAAGAGAATTTTATAATGGCCGAAACCACTTTTGATTATTGGACCGCTCCTTATGAAAAATTAGGACTTAAGAAAATAACGGTTCCATTAACCAAAGACAAAAAACATGATTTACCTGCCATGTTGAAAGCTATTGATTCAGAAACTAAAATGATTTATATCTGCAATCCAAATAATCCAACAGGAACAATCTGCAATAGAGAAGAATTGGTTTCTTTTATAAATGAAGCTTCAAAAAAAGTAATCGTTTTTGTTGATGAAGCTTATATAGATTTCACAAAAGAACAATCTTTAACAAATCTTGTTATCGAAAATAAAAATGTGATTATCACCAAAACATTCTCAAAAATGTATGGTTTGGCAGGCGCTCGCGTTGGTTATGCTGTTGCGCATTCCGCTACAATAGATGAAATCAACAATTTTAAATCTTCACCAAATATGTCTGTCAGCGTTGTATCGGCGACAGCTGCAATTGCATCTTTAAACGATGAAAATTTCGTTAGACAAGTTTACACTTCAAATGAAGAGGTGAAAAAATATACGATAGAACAACTTACCAAACTTAATCTGGAGTGCATTCCGTCTTATTCAAATTTTGTTTATTTCTCTTTAGAAAATTATAAAAAAGATTATTTCAAACAATTAGAAAGTCATAATATAATGGGAACGAGAATCTATGAAGAAAACGGAAAATGGACCAGAATTACGATAGGAACCTTAAAAGAAATGCAACGATTTATTGCCGCTATAAACTAAAGTCTATAATAATTAACATCCTACGGTAACAAAAACTCCAACTGGTTTAATTGCTTTTCCTTTTTCGGCAGGTTTTGACAAATATAATGTTGGACTCGAAACATTGTAATGACTTGCTGTATCAATAATTAAATCTAATTTGTTGTCGTCATCAAGATCTCCGGCAAATATTATTTTAATCATTTGGTCATCAAAATTTTTCTTTGCAACCAGAAGTTCTGTAGTTTCTTTACCGTTAACAACCGTTTTTAGGTATAATTTATAATTCGAAACTACAATCCAATCTGAATCTTGTTGTTCTTTTTTCTTTTTGCCTGTAGCGAATAAAGTGTACTCAACGTTTTTGTAGCTGAATTTAAAACTCTCTTCCGGATAAATACTTTCAGGTATTTTGACGCTTGATATATTTCCGTCAATAAAATAAGGAAGTTTTTCAATTAAAATCAAACAAGAATCTTTTGCTTGAGCGCTAACTTCCCAACCGGTTTTCTCTTCGTCCGTTTCATCAAGTATTGGATCGTTTACTCGTTTAAAAGATACTGTAGTTTCGGCAAGTGAATAATTGTCCTTGTTTTTAAAAAGTCCAAACCAAACCTTCTTATTATAATTCTCCTGAATTTCATCAGAATGAAAGGTTTCCAAACGAATAATTTTAACTGGCAAAGCACTATCATTAGGAAAAGAAAACTCCTCTTTTACAGGATCATTTTCTACAATTTCTGTCTCTTTATCAGAATCTTTATAAACTTCAGTTTTTAATGCAATTTCCTTTTTGGAATTATTACAACTAATGAATTGAAAAATTATAATTATAAAAAACAATGTTTTAAAGACAGCTTTCATTTATTTGGTTTCGTTAATTTGGGGAATCAAACATACAAAAGAAAAGATTCATATCAGAAAAAGAATATAAAAATTGAATTACGAAATTGAAAAGTTTTCATTAAGTAAATCTTTTATAAAGTTCGATAAAGCGAATTAAAATTTCTACCTCATAATTTATCAAAATCTAACTCAAATAAATTATAATCCGTACTTTTGAGCCCAGAAATATCCCTGCATTTCGGGATCCAAAAGCCTTTTATTTATGGAAATCCAATCCAATTTTTCTTTAAAAAACTACAATACTTTTGGCATTGAAGCCAAAGCCAAACAATTTGTTGCAGTGCATTCAGTTGCCGAATTGAAAACAATTCTAGAGGAAAATAAAAACGAGAAGAAATTTATTTTAGGAGGCGGAAGCAATATGCTTCTTACTAAAGACATTGATGCTTTGGTGATTCATATTGATTTAAAAGGCAAAAAAATCATTAAAGAAGATGACGATTTTGTTTGGGTTGAAAGTCAAGCGGGCGAAACCTGGCACGATTTCGTATTGTGGACTATCGACAATAATTTTGGAGGTTTAGAAAACATGTCTCTAATTCCCGGAAATGTCGGTACAACGCCAGTTCAGAATATTGGCGCATACGGAACGGAGATAAAAGACACTTTTGTTTCGTGTGAAGCGATGAATATTGAATCGCAGGAAATAAAAACTTTCTCTAATGTCGAATGTAATTTTGGATATCGTGAAAGCATCTTTAAAAATGAAGTTAAAGATCAATTTATAATTACTTCTGTAGTTTATAAATTGACCAAACGCAATCATAAAATCAATACTTCTTACGGAGATATTACGGCTGAATTGGCTAAAAACAACATTACAAATCCAACTTTAAAAGATGTAAGTAATGCAGTAATCGCAATCAGACAAAGCAAATTACCGGATCCAAAAGAATTAGGAAATAGCGGAAGTTTCTTTAAAAATCCTATTTTATTGAAATCTGATTTCGAAAAAATTCATGCTAAATTCCCTGAAATGAAATATTATGAAGTTTCAGAAACTGAAGTAAAAGTTCCGGCTGGCTGGTTAATTGAACAAGCGGGATTTAAAGGAAAACGTTTTGGTGATGCGGGAGTTCACAAAAATCAAGCTTTGGTTTTGGTAAATTACGGAAACGCAACCGGACAAGAAATTTTAGCCGTTTCGAGAGATGTTCAAAAAACCGTTTTTGAAACTTTCGGAATTCATATTGAAGCAGAAGTTAATGTCATTTAAAAACAAGCATAAAATCCTTTAATTTCTAAATGAAAAAAATTAATTTCTTTGTAATTTTAATACAATTGTCTGGAATGATTTTCCTGATTCATGGCATATTACAATTACGATATTACTCCGTAGCCGAACAATATATTTGTGCTATAAAACATTTTCAAGGTCAAAAAACAGATTGCTGGAATGAATTATTCCCAACCAAAGAAATTATATTTGATTTTTGGCCAAGTATCTATATCTGGATATTCCTTGGTTTATTAATTGGGATTTTTGCAATTTCTTTCCTGAATTGGAAACATAAATTTTCGTCACTAAACTCGATTATAGTTGCTATAGTAATGTATATCATTATAAGGCTTAAGTTTTTTAGAAGAGGAGTTTTCTCTCGTTTATTTCACTCTTTTACATCTGCATTTTCTGATGATATTACCGTACAATTTATTGTTGG
This genomic interval carries:
- the hisC gene encoding histidinol-phosphate transaminase; the protein is MNNRRNWLKQIGLGTIGLGFCQLDAFASPTEEYILPDLDNSPILLRSNENPYGPSPLARAAMAKSINTSNRYGWTLWPELITLIAKKNNVSDNNITLGAGSTEILDLVLQYTASKKENFIMAETTFDYWTAPYEKLGLKKITVPLTKDKKHDLPAMLKAIDSETKMIYICNPNNPTGTICNREELVSFINEASKKVIVFVDEAYIDFTKEQSLTNLVIENKNVIITKTFSKMYGLAGARVGYAVAHSATIDEINNFKSSPNMSVSVVSATAAIASLNDENFVRQVYTSNEEVKKYTIEQLTKLNLECIPSYSNFVYFSLENYKKDYFKQLESHNIMGTRIYEENGKWTRITIGTLKEMQRFIAAIN
- the murB gene encoding UDP-N-acetylmuramate dehydrogenase translates to MEIQSNFSLKNYNTFGIEAKAKQFVAVHSVAELKTILEENKNEKKFILGGGSNMLLTKDIDALVIHIDLKGKKIIKEDDDFVWVESQAGETWHDFVLWTIDNNFGGLENMSLIPGNVGTTPVQNIGAYGTEIKDTFVSCEAMNIESQEIKTFSNVECNFGYRESIFKNEVKDQFIITSVVYKLTKRNHKINTSYGDITAELAKNNITNPTLKDVSNAVIAIRQSKLPDPKELGNSGSFFKNPILLKSDFEKIHAKFPEMKYYEVSETEVKVPAGWLIEQAGFKGKRFGDAGVHKNQALVLVNYGNATGQEILAVSRDVQKTVFETFGIHIEAEVNVI